CTTGTGTACTTTAAGGAAATACAAAAGGCGGAAAAGCATATGGAATCACGCAGAGAAGAAATTGAAACAGAGCTTTTAAGATTTGTTTCAACGGTGGAGCAGGAGCTTGCGTCAAGCCGTGATGTGCTTTCAATTCTGGAAGGGTTCAAAAAGAATACTGCTCCGGCATTTGCTGATGAGCTTGGAATTACCTGCGCGGATATGCGTTCGGGCGGATACGAGGTGGCGCTGATGAGAATGGAGGCGAGAGTTAATTCTCCGCAGCTTTCCGAAGTTGTGCGAGGACTCATATCCGTAATCCGTGGCGATAACGGAAAGATGTATTTTCAGATGCTTTCGCACGACTTCAAACAGATGGAACTTCGAAAGCTGAAAGCAAAGGCGCAGAAAATACCCGGAAAAATCCGTGTGTTCTCGATAATTATGCTGATGTGCTTTCTGGCAACATATCTGATAGTCATAGCCTATCAGATCATTCAGTCGATAGGCGTTATGTTTTAGGAGGTAACGATGATGAACAGAGAAGAATTGTTTTATAAAAAACTGACAGAGGAATACGATACATTTATGGAAGAAATCC
This genomic window from Qingrenia yutianensis contains:
- a CDS encoding secretion protein F, whose protein sequence is MRVIILMAGIAFGLYFIIADILKIPYLKASKAIMNMGRKDRRLTTVIEAVIMDLSIKLSRFIPMDMYRKNRLAATLKAAGISMTPECYQAHAIIKALAVGLLILPCLLIFPLISAAVVVLAVLVYFKEIQKAEKHMESRREEIETELLRFVSTVEQELASSRDVLSILEGFKKNTAPAFADELGITCADMRSGGYEVALMRMEARVNSPQLSEVVRGLISVIRGDNGKMYFQMLSHDFKQMELRKLKAKAQKIPGKIRVFSIIMLMCFLATYLIVIAYQIIQSIGVMF